Proteins from a single region of Syntrophales bacterium:
- a CDS encoding oligosaccharide flippase family protein yields the protein MAQGIALLGTLVLARFYLPSHFGVFSMFAGVVSLIGILSAFRYEVAIPLPEDEEDAAVLARFSLLILGSVSLVILVLVFSTYVWLSPWFRVRATELRPWLPLLPLCILLVGASNTLYNWCLRGRRFRGIVLFRVAKSVATVLGQLIAYPFVALPGGGLIFGYVIGLAAGLVPLLRRTRIIFTEAVDRSRMVAVASRYADFPKKAGIGAFLDAAAVQIPLIALPVLFSPHIGGSFAVADRLLRGAVDFFSVTLGQVFYQRVARFRRDREEATSLLIRTWKLLFVCSVGPIVLLVLFGQEIFTFLLGTKWGEAGEYAAILAVGFLSQLVVSPTSLGLMAFEKLNLLLGWQILSFLAMATALILAFLFWRNDIKSFLWFWSCKEIFLYLLYGGILYRIHAGHEKSLSA from the coding sequence GTGGCACAGGGGATCGCCCTTCTCGGCACCCTGGTGCTCGCCCGGTTTTATCTCCCCTCTCATTTCGGCGTGTTTTCCATGTTTGCCGGCGTGGTTTCCCTGATCGGTATCCTCTCGGCTTTCCGGTACGAAGTCGCCATACCTCTGCCGGAAGATGAAGAGGACGCAGCGGTACTCGCAAGATTCTCCCTGTTGATTTTAGGGAGTGTCAGCCTGGTGATCCTGGTGCTTGTGTTTTCCACCTATGTGTGGCTGTCTCCATGGTTCCGCGTCCGCGCCACCGAGCTGCGTCCCTGGCTCCCCCTGCTCCCCCTGTGCATTCTGCTGGTCGGAGCTTCCAATACGCTTTACAACTGGTGCTTGAGAGGTCGGCGCTTTCGCGGCATCGTTCTATTCCGGGTGGCGAAGTCCGTTGCCACGGTCCTGGGGCAGTTGATCGCGTATCCGTTTGTCGCATTGCCGGGAGGAGGCCTGATTTTTGGTTATGTAATCGGCCTCGCGGCCGGACTTGTTCCCTTGTTGAGGAGGACCAGAATCATATTCACGGAAGCCGTCGATCGGTCACGCATGGTCGCCGTCGCTTCCCGGTACGCGGACTTTCCCAAGAAGGCAGGCATTGGTGCCTTCCTGGATGCAGCAGCCGTGCAGATTCCGCTGATCGCGCTGCCGGTCCTCTTTTCCCCACATATCGGCGGCTCCTTTGCCGTTGCCGACAGGCTTCTCAGGGGCGCGGTGGACTTTTTCAGCGTGACGCTCGGCCAGGTGTTCTACCAGCGGGTTGCCCGTTTCCGGCGTGATCGGGAAGAGGCGACGTCCCTGCTGATCAGGACGTGGAAACTTCTTTTTGTCTGCTCCGTCGGTCCCATCGTGCTCCTGGTCCTCTTCGGCCAGGAGATTTTCACGTTTCTACTCGGGACCAAATGGGGTGAGGCGGGGGAATACGCTGCAATCCTCGCCGTCGGGTTCCTCTCGCAGCTCGTGGTCTCGCCGACGAGCCTCGGACTCATGGCCTTCGAGAAGCTCAACCTCCTGCTCGGCTGGCAGATCCTTTCGTTCCTGGCGATGGCGACCGCTCTGATCCTGGCCTTTCTGTTCTGGAGAAACGACATCAAGTCTTTTCTGTGGTTCTGGTCCTGCAAGGAGATATTTCTGTATCTGCTGTACGGAGGGATCCTATACCGGATCCACGCGGGCCATGAGAAGTCCCTTTCCGCATAA
- a CDS encoding Gfo/Idh/MocA family oxidoreductase — MIQVAQIGVGYWGPNLLRNLVANRRCRVKAVAELSAERRNYVQSLYPSVAVTDRVEDVFKDPEVDAVIVATPVASHHDLSMTALGAGKHILVEKPLARSVAEVESIGRLAEERKKVAMVGHTFLYNAAVRFVKKLIDSGEIGDIRYIYSQRLNLGRIRSDVDALWNFAPHDVSIIQYWLGDPEPVSVVKRGVDFIQPGIADVVFMNIQYPGKIMANIHVSWLDPGKIRCMTVVGSRKMVVYDDVADNKIAVYDKGIDRRAVLGENMDYDGPSYPTFSLRSGDILIPKIDFQEPLKVEIDHFFDCIEKGTPCLTGIDHARKVVEILAS, encoded by the coding sequence ATGATTCAAGTCGCCCAGATCGGCGTGGGATACTGGGGTCCCAACCTGCTTCGCAACCTGGTGGCCAACCGGCGCTGCCGGGTGAAGGCCGTGGCGGAGCTGTCGGCGGAGCGCCGGAATTACGTCCAGTCCCTGTACCCTTCCGTTGCAGTGACGGACCGGGTGGAGGACGTTTTCAAAGACCCGGAGGTGGACGCGGTCATCGTCGCCACCCCCGTGGCGAGCCATCACGATCTCTCCATGACTGCCCTGGGTGCGGGAAAGCACATCCTGGTGGAGAAACCCCTGGCCCGGAGCGTGGCGGAGGTGGAGTCCATCGGCCGGCTGGCGGAGGAGCGAAAGAAGGTGGCCATGGTGGGCCACACATTCCTCTACAACGCCGCGGTCCGCTTCGTGAAAAAGCTGATCGATTCCGGAGAGATCGGCGATATCCGCTACATTTACAGCCAGCGGCTCAACCTGGGGCGCATCCGCTCCGACGTCGACGCCCTCTGGAACTTCGCTCCCCACGACGTCAGCATCATCCAGTACTGGCTGGGCGACCCCGAGCCGGTGTCGGTGGTGAAGCGGGGAGTGGACTTCATCCAGCCGGGGATCGCCGACGTGGTCTTCATGAACATCCAGTACCCCGGGAAGATCATGGCCAACATCCACGTGAGCTGGCTGGACCCCGGCAAGATCCGCTGCATGACCGTCGTGGGCTCCCGGAAGATGGTCGTCTACGACGACGTGGCGGACAATAAGATCGCCGTCTACGACAAGGGGATCGACCGCAGGGCCGTCCTGGGGGAGAACATGGACTACGACGGGCCGTCCTATCCGACCTTCAGCCTCCGTTCCGGCGACATACTGATCCCGAAGATCGACTTCCAGGAGCCCCTGAAGGTGGAGATCGACCACTTCTTCGACTGCATCGAAAAGGGGACACCCTGCCTGACGGGCATCGACCATGCCCGGAAGGTCGTGGAGATCCTGGCCTCGTGA
- a CDS encoding glycosyltransferase family 4 protein, protein MKVWIVFIGEELPIDGAVRPWRYGILSDILADRGHEVIRWQPSFYLHKFQRCEADTTIRWRDNYTIRLIHVPPYRRHIGFQRIRHYEILARRFAALAREEEPPDILLCGMPSPSMCAASADYAAQRRIPLLIDVRDLWPDIFLDVVPPLLRPLGRLALWFEFRRNRRVFRQATGILGIRDDFVQWGRDYGRRAPGAFDGTFSHAYRERTLSAGERSREEELLRRAGVRFEHPLACFFGSFEESYDLETVVEAARELAAGPHRDLQFVLCGDGKKLPALRTRAEGLPNVVLPGRVSPEAIARLMESADFGLASFIRGATHTVSNKVVEYFCGGLAVVASESEGIRRVLEANRCGVTYDPENAGGLAAALADLLENDGKREEMKRNARALYERSYTAGAVYGAMADHLEKTARSFRAGGERAAP, encoded by the coding sequence TTGAAGGTCTGGATCGTCTTCATCGGCGAGGAGCTGCCCATCGACGGGGCCGTCCGCCCCTGGCGTTACGGAATCCTCTCGGACATCCTGGCGGACCGGGGACACGAGGTGATCCGATGGCAGCCCAGCTTCTATCTCCACAAGTTTCAGCGCTGCGAGGCCGACACGACGATCCGCTGGCGGGACAACTACACGATCCGCCTGATCCACGTACCGCCGTACCGGCGGCACATCGGCTTCCAGCGGATCCGGCACTATGAGATCCTGGCCCGCCGCTTCGCCGCCCTTGCCCGGGAGGAAGAGCCCCCGGACATTCTCCTCTGCGGCATGCCCTCGCCCAGCATGTGCGCCGCCTCCGCCGACTATGCCGCACAGCGGAGGATTCCCCTGCTCATCGACGTCCGGGACCTCTGGCCGGACATCTTCCTCGACGTCGTCCCGCCGCTCCTCAGGCCCCTCGGACGCCTTGCCCTGTGGTTCGAGTTCCGGCGGAACCGGCGCGTCTTCCGTCAGGCCACTGGGATTCTCGGGATCCGCGACGATTTCGTCCAATGGGGGCGGGATTACGGGAGGCGGGCCCCGGGGGCCTTCGACGGGACCTTTTCCCATGCCTACCGGGAGCGGACGTTGAGCGCCGGGGAGAGGAGCCGGGAGGAAGAACTCCTCCGCCGGGCGGGCGTCCGCTTCGAGCACCCCCTGGCCTGCTTCTTCGGGTCTTTCGAAGAATCCTACGACCTTGAGACGGTCGTGGAAGCGGCCCGGGAACTGGCAGCAGGCCCTCACCGGGACCTCCAGTTCGTTCTCTGCGGCGACGGCAAGAAGCTGCCGGCCCTGCGTACGCGGGCGGAAGGGCTTCCCAACGTCGTCCTACCGGGACGGGTGAGCCCGGAGGCCATCGCCCGACTCATGGAGTCGGCCGACTTCGGCCTTGCCAGCTTCATCCGGGGCGCGACGCACACGGTGTCCAACAAGGTGGTGGAATACTTCTGCGGCGGCCTGGCCGTGGTGGCCAGCGAGAGCGAGGGCATCCGGCGGGTCCTGGAGGCGAACCGCTGCGGCGTGACCTATGATCCCGAAAATGCGGGAGGCCTGGCGGCAGCCCTGGCGGATCTGCTGGAGAATGACGGGAAGCGGGAGGAAATGAAGCGGAATGCCCGGGCGCTCTATGAGCGCTCCTACACCGCCGGAGCCGTCTACGGCGCCATGGCGGACCACCTGGAGAAGACGGCCCGGTCCTTCCGGGCCGGCGGGGAAAGGGCGGCTCCGTGA
- a CDS encoding GNAT family N-acetyltransferase translates to MTFQVYRFLCGRNAAPERSAAGGRDWMLWRPSILRPVPPGLPLLPYAVWWLFRYARIFENPDYRILLLYDKGVPLHRSVVTPPFFRFPFLGRGDLQVGDTWTAPELRGRGIASEALVRITERLGEPGRSFWYVVEEGNEPSISAVRKAGFERHGTAVRTSRFGLRLLGAYELMKDAAKQ, encoded by the coding sequence GTGACATTTCAGGTCTACCGTTTTCTCTGTGGCCGGAACGCGGCACCGGAACGCAGTGCGGCCGGCGGCCGGGACTGGATGCTCTGGCGGCCGTCCATCCTGCGGCCGGTTCCGCCGGGCCTGCCGCTCCTGCCGTATGCCGTCTGGTGGCTCTTTCGCTATGCCCGGATCTTCGAAAATCCCGATTACCGGATCCTGCTGCTTTATGATAAAGGGGTTCCCCTGCACCGTTCCGTGGTGACCCCGCCGTTCTTCCGGTTTCCCTTCCTGGGTCGGGGGGACCTCCAGGTCGGCGACACGTGGACGGCGCCGGAGCTCCGGGGCCGCGGCATCGCCTCGGAGGCTCTGGTTCGGATTACGGAGCGCCTGGGGGAGCCGGGGCGGAGTTTCTGGTATGTGGTTGAGGAGGGCAACGAACCCTCGATCTCCGCTGTTCGGAAGGCGGGATTCGAACGACACGGAACGGCGGTCCGGACGAGTCGTTTCGGCCTGCGGCTCCTGGGGGCCTATGAACTGATGAAGGACGCGGCGAAGCAATGA
- a CDS encoding sugar transferase, whose protein sequence is MKRLFDFLVSFCGLVLLSPVLAGVALAIRREDGGPVFYRGERTGRNGRPFRIFKFRTMVVDAEKMGASSTADDDPRITRVGRRLRKFKLDELPQLINVLTGDMSLVGPRPEVKRYTDLYTEEEKAVLTVRPGITDWASIWNSDEGALLAGQADPDRYYEEHIRPEKIRLQLKYVRERSFRTDLAIILETLRVILGR, encoded by the coding sequence ATGAAGCGCCTCTTCGATTTCCTGGTGTCGTTTTGCGGCCTGGTCCTCCTGAGCCCCGTTCTGGCCGGGGTCGCCCTGGCGATCCGGCGGGAGGACGGAGGACCCGTCTTCTACCGGGGCGAGCGGACAGGGAGGAACGGACGTCCCTTCCGCATTTTCAAGTTCCGGACCATGGTCGTCGACGCCGAGAAGATGGGCGCCTCCTCCACCGCCGACGACGATCCCCGGATCACGAGGGTGGGGCGCCGTTTGCGCAAGTTCAAACTGGACGAGCTTCCCCAGTTGATCAATGTCCTGACCGGTGATATGAGCCTGGTGGGTCCCCGGCCGGAAGTCAAGCGCTATACCGACCTGTACACGGAGGAGGAGAAGGCGGTCCTGACCGTCCGTCCCGGCATCACCGACTGGGCGTCCATCTGGAACTCCGACGAGGGGGCTCTCCTGGCCGGGCAGGCGGACCCGGACCGGTACTACGAGGAGCACATCCGCCCGGAGAAGATCCGGCTGCAGTTGAAGTACGTCCGGGAGCGGTCATTCCGGACGGATCTCGCGATCATCCTGGAGACGCTGCGCGTCATCCTGGGCCGGTGA
- a CDS encoding thiamine pyrophosphate-dependent dehydrogenase E1 component subunit alpha has product MTEYPKEELLSLYRMMLRIRLCEESLVEPILSGEVRCPCHLYPGQEAVAAGLCSCLETEDAVFGNHRSHGHYLAKGGSMDAMVAEIYGCETGCCRGRGGSMHLIDPENGVLGVVPVVAGTMSLALGASLASAIRGDGRVVVSFFGDGATGEGVLYECMNFAALKKLPLIFACENNFYATHMPVRDCRADRPIFHIARPFGIDARQVDGNDVLAVREAGREAVAACRRGDGPVFLEFLTYRFRGHVGPDDNIQGDHTDIRPPEEVKAWLEKDPIGRFEAVLMERFAVEKESLEEIHRNALDEVQRAHEFARRSPMPAGKDLQKYVFAS; this is encoded by the coding sequence ATGACGGAATATCCGAAGGAAGAACTGCTGTCCCTGTATCGGATGATGCTGAGGATCCGCCTCTGCGAGGAGAGCCTCGTCGAGCCGATCCTGAGCGGGGAAGTCCGGTGCCCCTGCCATCTCTATCCGGGGCAGGAGGCCGTCGCGGCCGGCCTCTGCTCGTGTCTGGAGACAGAGGATGCCGTCTTCGGCAACCACCGCTCCCACGGCCATTACCTCGCCAAGGGCGGGTCGATGGACGCCATGGTGGCGGAGATCTACGGCTGTGAAACGGGATGCTGCCGCGGCCGCGGCGGGTCCATGCACCTCATCGACCCGGAGAACGGAGTCCTGGGCGTAGTCCCCGTCGTGGCGGGAACGATGTCGCTGGCCCTGGGGGCGTCCCTGGCCTCGGCGATCCGGGGCGACGGCCGGGTGGTGGTCTCCTTCTTCGGCGACGGCGCCACCGGTGAAGGCGTGCTCTACGAATGCATGAACTTTGCCGCCCTGAAAAAACTTCCCCTGATCTTTGCCTGCGAGAACAACTTCTATGCCACCCACATGCCCGTCCGGGACTGCCGGGCCGACCGCCCCATCTTCCACATCGCCCGGCCCTTCGGAATCGATGCACGGCAGGTGGACGGAAACGACGTTCTGGCGGTCCGCGAGGCGGGCCGGGAGGCCGTGGCGGCCTGCCGGCGCGGGGACGGACCCGTGTTCCTCGAGTTTTTGACCTACCGGTTCCGCGGGCACGTGGGTCCTGACGACAACATCCAGGGAGACCACACGGACATTCGTCCTCCGGAGGAAGTGAAAGCCTGGCTGGAGAAGGATCCCATCGGGCGATTCGAGGCCGTCCTCATGGAACGGTTCGCCGTCGAGAAGGAATCCCTGGAAGAGATCCACCGGAACGCCCTGGACGAGGTCCAACGCGCCCACGAATTCGCCCGGAGGAGCCCCATGCCGGCGGGAAAGGACCTGCAGAAGTATGTCTTCGCCTCGTAG
- a CDS encoding pyruvate dehydrogenase complex E1 component subunit beta — MSSPRSLSYSLAINEALHQAMAADPSVFLIGQGVKSPWYVGNTAQGLLDRFGPSRVIDTPVSENAMTGAAVGAALAGMRPVVVHPRMDFMFYAFDPIINEAANWSYMNGGRASVPVVFWGIINRGGEQAAQHSQALHALFAHAPGLKVVMPASPTDAKGLMMAAIRDPNPVVFIDDRWLYGLEEAVPEEPYETPIGKAVRRREGSDATVVALSYLVPEAEKAADELAREGIRVEMLDLRTAKPLDREAILASVRKTGRLVVADPGWLTGGISSEVAAMAAGEGFSYLKAPVRRVALPDCPAPASRDLEAAYYPRWDRIAAAVREVIA; from the coding sequence ATGTCTTCGCCTCGTAGCCTGTCCTACAGCCTGGCCATCAACGAAGCCCTGCACCAGGCGATGGCCGCCGATCCCTCGGTGTTCCTGATCGGGCAGGGAGTGAAGAGTCCCTGGTACGTCGGCAACACCGCCCAGGGTCTTCTCGACCGCTTCGGCCCGTCCCGTGTGATCGACACGCCCGTTTCGGAGAACGCCATGACCGGCGCGGCGGTGGGGGCGGCCCTGGCGGGAATGCGGCCCGTGGTGGTCCATCCGCGGATGGATTTCATGTTCTACGCCTTCGACCCCATCATCAACGAGGCGGCCAACTGGTCGTACATGAACGGCGGGCGAGCCTCCGTCCCGGTCGTCTTCTGGGGGATCATCAACCGGGGAGGGGAGCAGGCGGCCCAGCATTCCCAGGCCCTGCACGCCCTGTTTGCCCATGCGCCGGGGCTGAAGGTCGTCATGCCCGCCTCGCCCACCGACGCCAAGGGGTTGATGATGGCGGCCATCCGGGACCCGAACCCGGTGGTGTTCATTGACGACCGCTGGCTTTATGGACTGGAGGAAGCGGTCCCGGAGGAGCCTTACGAGACTCCCATCGGGAAAGCGGTCCGGCGCCGGGAGGGATCCGACGCCACCGTCGTCGCCCTGTCCTACCTGGTCCCGGAGGCGGAGAAGGCAGCGGACGAGCTTGCCCGCGAGGGGATCCGGGTGGAGATGCTCGACCTGCGGACAGCCAAGCCGCTGGACCGGGAAGCGATCCTGGCCTCCGTCCGGAAGACGGGCCGCCTCGTCGTGGCCGATCCCGGGTGGCTGACCGGAGGCATTTCGTCCGAAGTCGCGGCCATGGCGGCGGGAGAAGGATTCTCTTATCTTAAGGCGCCGGTCCGGCGCGTGGCGCTTCCCGACTGCCCCGCCCCGGCCAGCAGGGACCTGGAGGCTGCCTATTACCCGCGATGGGACAGGATCGCTGCGGCGGTCCGGGAAGTGATTGCATGA
- a CDS encoding DegT/DnrJ/EryC1/StrS family aminotransferase produces MTRKVRFVEPAKVYRMIRDELDAAYFEVMSKGDLIDRGQLRSFEDNLAAFVGTKYAVGLNSGYDALHMSLRAAGIGPGDEVIVPAHTFVATASAVVNVGARPVLVDVGKDFNIDCDRIEEAVTERTRGIIPVHLSGWMADMPRVMEIAERHRLAVVEDACQSLGSSMLGKRAGSWGLTGCWSFYPFKILGGYGDGGAITTDDPDIALFARRMRYNGEDRETGEYHGHGFTCLLDNLQAAFLDVKLRHLPAWIVRRKEIAARYREALSDLPDLLLPHYDDPRRDHVYQNYTVRSKQGNGFSEFLRANGIEVLTQFRKPYYRHEALKLEDRGFPETEALSREVCSLPMNVEIEDDEIACVISVVRRFYGK; encoded by the coding sequence ATGACGAGGAAGGTACGATTCGTCGAGCCGGCAAAGGTGTACCGGATGATCCGGGACGAGCTCGATGCCGCCTATTTCGAGGTGATGAGCAAGGGAGACCTGATCGACCGGGGCCAGCTCAGGAGCTTCGAGGACAACCTGGCGGCCTTCGTGGGGACGAAGTACGCCGTGGGCCTCAACAGCGGCTACGACGCCCTCCACATGTCGCTGAGAGCCGCGGGAATCGGTCCCGGCGACGAGGTGATCGTCCCGGCTCACACCTTTGTGGCGACCGCGTCCGCCGTGGTGAACGTGGGGGCCCGCCCGGTCCTGGTGGACGTGGGGAAGGACTTCAACATCGACTGCGACCGGATCGAGGAGGCCGTAACGGAGCGGACCCGGGGCATCATCCCGGTCCACCTGAGCGGCTGGATGGCGGACATGCCCCGGGTCATGGAGATCGCGGAGCGCCACCGCCTGGCCGTCGTGGAGGACGCCTGCCAGAGCCTGGGATCGAGCATGCTCGGGAAGCGGGCGGGATCCTGGGGGCTCACGGGCTGCTGGAGCTTCTATCCCTTCAAGATCCTTGGCGGTTACGGAGACGGAGGCGCCATCACCACCGACGATCCCGACATCGCCCTGTTTGCGCGCCGGATGCGCTACAACGGGGAGGACCGGGAAACCGGGGAGTACCACGGCCACGGGTTCACGTGCCTGCTGGACAACCTCCAGGCAGCCTTTCTCGACGTCAAGCTGCGCCACCTGCCGGCATGGATCGTCCGCCGGAAGGAGATCGCCGCCCGATACCGGGAGGCCCTCTCGGACCTGCCGGACCTCCTGCTTCCCCACTATGACGATCCCCGGCGGGACCACGTGTACCAGAACTACACGGTGCGTTCGAAGCAGGGGAACGGGTTTTCCGAGTTTCTCAGGGCCAACGGCATCGAGGTGTTGACCCAGTTCCGCAAGCCCTATTACCGGCACGAGGCGCTGAAGCTGGAGGACCGGGGCTTCCCGGAGACGGAGGCCCTGAGCCGGGAGGTCTGCTCCCTGCCCATGAACGTGGAAATCGAAGACGACGAGATCGCCTGCGTGATCTCCGTGGTCCGGCGATTCTATGGAAAGTAG
- a CDS encoding O-antigen ligase family protein has protein sequence MESRNLAPESRIGRPPDGKVWIVLYWTVPVLLGIYVFLNPFPRKTAVELICFYGATILALALAVTRRVRFSFRTPLAVPFLLFLAWSVLGLFTALKPDNSIHDVYAHLVQYLVLFYLLIHFFRTPRRFMILCWILALSGFLLAFGVMSYFYLFAGNPVSERMGIMLPFMEFIPGYLSYTSLLAVFVMLHLIGTVRERGFRILLGFCIVGTALATALTQSRATFLAVLASVFVFTLKSRRNWLLWGIIALVIAAMIPSMKERMSGSELLRDGRIKIAMITLEVIKDYPLLGIGYGMLTYGDPASLDLAKYNIRLPEEYRQHHPGGVFWGSPHNTYLDIAVRTGIPGLVLWLLILFTAGRLAWQTMKKDPGGGITGAGTCLLAALVGIAVQDVFMDGMLGPQIVLHYILFALITILWQIRFRGSENGSPAAGRGGTTV, from the coding sequence ATGGAAAGTAGGAACCTGGCCCCGGAGAGCCGGATCGGCCGTCCGCCGGACGGGAAGGTCTGGATCGTGCTGTACTGGACCGTTCCGGTCCTCCTGGGGATCTACGTTTTTCTGAATCCCTTTCCCCGGAAGACGGCCGTCGAGCTGATCTGCTTCTACGGGGCCACGATCCTTGCCCTGGCTCTGGCCGTGACCCGCCGCGTCCGCTTCTCCTTTCGGACGCCGCTGGCGGTTCCCTTCCTGCTCTTCCTGGCCTGGAGCGTCCTCGGCCTCTTCACGGCGCTGAAGCCGGACAACAGCATTCACGACGTGTACGCCCATCTGGTCCAGTACCTCGTCCTGTTCTATCTCCTCATCCATTTTTTCCGAACGCCCCGCCGGTTCATGATCCTGTGCTGGATCCTCGCCCTGTCCGGTTTTCTGCTGGCCTTCGGAGTCATGAGCTATTTCTACCTGTTCGCAGGGAATCCCGTCAGCGAGCGGATGGGGATCATGCTCCCCTTCATGGAATTCATTCCGGGATACCTGAGCTATACCTCGCTGCTGGCGGTCTTCGTGATGCTCCACCTGATCGGAACGGTCCGGGAAAGGGGATTCCGGATCCTGCTCGGCTTCTGCATCGTCGGGACGGCTCTGGCGACCGCCCTGACCCAGTCCCGGGCCACCTTCCTGGCCGTCCTCGCGTCCGTCTTCGTTTTTACCCTGAAGAGCAGGAGGAACTGGCTCCTCTGGGGGATCATCGCCCTCGTCATTGCCGCCATGATCCCCAGCATGAAAGAGCGCATGAGCGGCTCCGAGCTTCTGAGGGACGGGCGGATCAAGATCGCCATGATCACCCTGGAGGTGATCAAGGATTATCCCCTCCTGGGGATCGGCTACGGCATGCTCACGTATGGCGACCCGGCCTCCCTGGACCTGGCGAAATACAACATCCGGCTCCCGGAGGAGTACCGGCAGCACCATCCAGGAGGCGTGTTCTGGGGATCCCCCCACAATACGTACCTCGATATCGCCGTCCGGACCGGGATCCCGGGCCTTGTCCTGTGGCTTTTGATCCTCTTCACGGCGGGCCGCCTGGCCTGGCAGACCATGAAGAAGGACCCCGGGGGCGGGATTACCGGCGCCGGCACGTGCCTCCTGGCCGCCCTCGTCGGAATCGCCGTTCAGGACGTTTTCATGGACGGCATGCTGGGGCCACAGATTGTATTGCACTACATCCTGTTTGCCCTGATCACCATCCTGTGGCAGATCCGGTTCCGGGGATCAGAGAACGGATCGCCGGCTGCAGGCCGAGGCGGAACAACGGTATGA
- a CDS encoding pyridoxal phosphate-dependent aminotransferase, protein MNLKLSRRHEWVLQSEIRNMSIECDRIGGINLSQGVCDMEVPSCVREGAREAMEAGLNTYTRYDGIPELRVAIAAKQRRFTGMDPDPEREIIVSAGATGALYCACLALLNPGDEVILFEPYYGYHVSTLVATEAVPVYVNLNPPDWTFRREDLEKAVTGRTRGILINTPANPSGKVFTREELLMLADFASAHDLFVFTDEIYEHFIYDGWSHTAPATLPGMRERTVTISGLSKTFSITGWRIGYCIADERWSRAIGYFNDLVYVCAPSPLQMGVARGLMELDAAYYANLSVEFTVKRDLICNALARAGLRPHVPRGAYYVLADISSVPGQGSKEKAMNLLGKTGVACVPGEAFFSGTDGESLARFCFAKETPVLEEACNRLLSFREGR, encoded by the coding sequence ATGAATCTGAAACTGAGCAGGCGCCACGAATGGGTTCTCCAGTCGGAGATCCGCAACATGTCCATCGAGTGCGACCGGATCGGCGGGATCAACCTGTCCCAGGGGGTCTGCGACATGGAGGTACCGTCCTGCGTTCGCGAGGGGGCCCGCGAGGCCATGGAGGCGGGGCTGAATACGTACACCCGGTACGACGGGATCCCGGAGTTGCGCGTGGCCATCGCCGCCAAGCAGCGGCGTTTCACCGGCATGGACCCGGACCCGGAGAGGGAGATCATTGTCAGCGCCGGCGCGACGGGCGCCCTCTACTGTGCCTGCCTGGCCCTCTTGAATCCGGGGGACGAGGTCATCCTGTTCGAGCCCTACTACGGCTACCACGTCAGCACCCTGGTCGCCACCGAGGCCGTTCCGGTCTACGTGAACCTGAATCCTCCCGACTGGACCTTCCGGCGGGAGGACCTGGAGAAGGCGGTAACGGGCCGGACCCGGGGCATCCTGATCAATACGCCGGCCAATCCTTCCGGGAAGGTCTTTACCCGGGAAGAGCTCCTGATGCTGGCCGATTTCGCCAGCGCCCACGATCTGTTTGTCTTCACCGACGAGATCTACGAGCACTTCATTTATGACGGCTGGAGCCACACGGCACCGGCGACGCTCCCGGGGATGCGGGAGCGGACCGTCACGATTTCCGGGCTTTCGAAGACGTTCAGCATCACCGGGTGGCGCATCGGCTACTGCATCGCCGACGAGCGGTGGAGCCGGGCCATCGGCTACTTCAACGACCTGGTCTACGTCTGCGCCCCGTCCCCGCTCCAGATGGGGGTGGCCCGGGGGCTGATGGAACTGGATGCGGCGTATTATGCAAACCTGTCGGTTGAATTCACGGTCAAAAGGGACCTGATCTGCAATGCCCTGGCCCGGGCCGGGCTCAGGCCCCACGTCCCCCGGGGGGCTTATTACGTATTGGCGGACATCTCGTCCGTGCCCGGGCAAGGCAGCAAGGAGAAGGCGATGAACCTGCTCGGCAAAACCGGCGTCGCCTGCGTGCCCGGGGAGGCCTTCTTTTCCGGAACGGACGGGGAGTCTCTGGCACGCTTCTGCTTCGCCAAGGAAACCCCCGTTCTGGAGGAGGCCTGCAACCGGCTTCTGTCTTTCCGGGAGGGCCGCTGA